Proteins from a genomic interval of Euleptes europaea isolate rEulEur1 chromosome 18, rEulEur1.hap1, whole genome shotgun sequence:
- the LOC130489935 gene encoding olfactory receptor 1009-like, translated as MGKAEQNETTVTEFLLLGFGDLGDLQWLLFLLFLVIYIVTMVGNILIVVLVVVDHHLHTPMYFFLGNLSCLETCYSSNILPVMLANLFHGGKGTISVTGCMTQYYFFGFLVASECYLLAAMSYDRYVAICKPLLYMVLMNSKVCLQLVAGSWVSGSLAINIVIYLLHQLTFCGPTEINHFFCDFNPFLKLSCSDTHSIKLLSFFLAAVFSLPPFLLTLTSYGYIISAIVRIPSTSGRQKAFSTCSSHLIVVSIFYGSLIFVYMLPKTEALQDLNKVFSLFYTVLTPLFNPLIYSLRNREVKVAFRKAVGTFCEFERI; from the coding sequence ATGGGAAAAGCAGAACAGAATGAAACAACTGTGACTGAATTCCTTCTGCTGGGCTTTGGGGATCTTGGGGATCTGCAGTGGCTTCTGTTTCTGCTCTTCTTAGTGATCTACATTGTGACCATGGTGGGGAACATCCTCATTGTGGTGCTGGTAGTGGTTGACCACCACCTTCACACACCCATGTACTTCTTCTTGGGCAACCTATCCTGCTTGGAGACCTGCTACAGCTCCAATATCCTTCCTGTGATGCTGGCTAATCTGTTTCATGGGGGCAAAGGGACCATTTCTGTCACGGGGTGCATGACACAATATTACTTTTTTGGTTTCTTGGTAGCTTCAGAATGTTATCTTCTAGCAGCAATGTCTTATGATAGGTATGTGGCAATATGTAAGCCATTGCTTTATATGGTACTTATGAATAGTAAGGTGtgcctccagctagtagctggatcTTGGGTAAGTGGCTCCTTGGCTATTAACATAGTTATATACTTACTACACCAACTGACTTTCTGtggtcccactgaaatcaaccatTTCTTTTGTGATTTTAATCCATTCTTAAAGCTTTCTTGCAGTGACACACACAGCATTAAACTTTTATCTTTCTTCCTAGCTGCTgtgttttccctccccccatttttgttgACTCTGACATCGTACGGTTACATCATATCTGCCATAGTGAGAATCCCATCTACCTCTGGGAGGCAAAAGGCCTTTTCGACCTGCTCCTCCCACCTCATTGTGGTGTCCATTTTCTATGGCTCCTTAATATTTGTTTACATGTTGCCGAAGACAGAGGCCCTGCAAGATCTCAACAAGGTCTTCTCACTTTTCTACACAGTCTTGACCCCTTTGTTCAACCCCCTGATATACAGCCTGAGAAACAGGGAAGTAAAGGTAGCTTTCAGAAAGGCTGTAGGTACGTTTTGTGAATTTGAAAGAATTTAA